In Primulina huaijiensis isolate GDHJ02 unplaced genomic scaffold, ASM1229523v2 scaffold40277, whole genome shotgun sequence, one genomic interval encodes:
- the LOC140969223 gene encoding protein SOSEKI 3-like isoform X2: protein MSPEFSTGKNSPWNGSLSLTEYKIYTNDGLADASTQTEENAGRTIRDTCTRGVSTSDETLDTEPNDTHQRQIIPAKGPADISRDVVSPPPSTSSASSSGRVNSSGRENTLEALIRADATKINNFSILEEEGFRMPSNVKHKASNMIMQLISCGSFSVKDHAFGLIPTYKPRFSDSNFSSPSFSTSSMLGNLDCPAENSGMKSTKLEDKGYFSGSFVEMSKYKEGIPTLQRSSSDNAGRNIQQMDPVDYKEETSSVRLKCIPRSIEASLSPQPKGESMRFPLSEVSRISSDATEISRSITTGTSNEGSKRSTEHLMRQKQSRKSESCRNEEENVIKIEESLPRELGL from the exons ATGTCTCCAGAGTTTAGCACTGGGAAAAACTCGCCTTGGAATGGTTCTTTGAGCCTAACAGAGTACAAAATTTACACAAATGATGGTCTTGCTGATGCTTCAACCCAAACAGAGGAAAATGCCGGCAGAACTATTCGAGATACTTGTACAAGAGGTGTTTCAACTAGTGATGAGACGTTAGACACTGAACCCAACGATACTCATCAAAGACAGATAATTCCTGCAAAAGGACCTGCTGATATTTCAAGAGATGTCGTTTCACCGCCTCCATCCACATCCAGTGCATCATCAAGCGGTAGGGTAAATTCTAGTGGTAGGGAGAATACCTTAGAGGCTCTCATTAGAGCTGATGCCACGAAGATCAACAACTTTAGCATTCTTGAAGAGGAGGGGTTTCGAATGCCATCCAATGTGAAACACAAGGCTTCAAATATGATAATGCAATTAATTTCTTGTGGTTCATTTTCAGTGAAAGATCACGCCTTTGGCCTAATTCCAACCTACAAGCCAAGGTTTTCAGATTCCAATTTTTCCTCCCCATCGTTCTCAACTTCATCAATGTTGGGAAATCTTGATTGCCCTGCTGAGAATTCTGGTATGAAGAGCACAAAATTGGAAGATAAAGGGTACTTTAGTGGCAGCTTTGTTGAAATGAGTAAGTACAAGGAGGGAATACCCACCCTACAACGATCTTCATCAGACAATGCTGGCAG AAATATTCAACAAATGGATCCTGTTGATTACAAGGAAGAGACGAGTTCCGTTCGTTTAAAGTGCATTCCAAGATCCATCGAGGCTTCTTTAAGTCCCCAACCAAAAGGCGAATCTATGAGATTCCCTCTTTCCGAGGTATCTAGAATCTCGTCTGATGCAACAGAAATTTCAAGAAGCATTACAACTGGAACATCCAACGAAGGGAGCAAGAGAAGCACTGAGCATCTCATGCGACAAAAGCAATCAAGGAAATCAGAATCTTGCAGAAATGAAGAGGAAAATGTGATCAAAATTGAAGAAA GCTTGCCTCGGGAGCTCGGGTTATAA
- the LOC140969223 gene encoding protein SOSEKI 3-like isoform X1, with protein MSPEFSTGKNSPWNGSLSLTEYKIYTNDGLADASTQTEENAGRTIRDTCTRGVSTSDETLDTEPNDTHQRQIIPAKGPADISRDVVSPPPSTSSASSSGRVNSSGRENTLEALIRADATKINNFSILEEEGFRMPSNVKHKASNMIMQLISCGSFSVKDHAFGLIPTYKPRFSDSNFSSPSFSTSSMLGNLDCPAENSGMKSTKLEDKGYFSGSFVEMSKYKEGIPTLQRSSSDNAGRNIQQMDPVDYKEETSSVRLKCIPRSIEASLSPQPKGESMRFPLSEVSRISSDATEISRSITTGTSNEGSKRSTEHLMRQKQSRKSESCRNEEENVIKIEESLVPTCLNLSFWLSFY; from the exons ATGTCTCCAGAGTTTAGCACTGGGAAAAACTCGCCTTGGAATGGTTCTTTGAGCCTAACAGAGTACAAAATTTACACAAATGATGGTCTTGCTGATGCTTCAACCCAAACAGAGGAAAATGCCGGCAGAACTATTCGAGATACTTGTACAAGAGGTGTTTCAACTAGTGATGAGACGTTAGACACTGAACCCAACGATACTCATCAAAGACAGATAATTCCTGCAAAAGGACCTGCTGATATTTCAAGAGATGTCGTTTCACCGCCTCCATCCACATCCAGTGCATCATCAAGCGGTAGGGTAAATTCTAGTGGTAGGGAGAATACCTTAGAGGCTCTCATTAGAGCTGATGCCACGAAGATCAACAACTTTAGCATTCTTGAAGAGGAGGGGTTTCGAATGCCATCCAATGTGAAACACAAGGCTTCAAATATGATAATGCAATTAATTTCTTGTGGTTCATTTTCAGTGAAAGATCACGCCTTTGGCCTAATTCCAACCTACAAGCCAAGGTTTTCAGATTCCAATTTTTCCTCCCCATCGTTCTCAACTTCATCAATGTTGGGAAATCTTGATTGCCCTGCTGAGAATTCTGGTATGAAGAGCACAAAATTGGAAGATAAAGGGTACTTTAGTGGCAGCTTTGTTGAAATGAGTAAGTACAAGGAGGGAATACCCACCCTACAACGATCTTCATCAGACAATGCTGGCAG AAATATTCAACAAATGGATCCTGTTGATTACAAGGAAGAGACGAGTTCCGTTCGTTTAAAGTGCATTCCAAGATCCATCGAGGCTTCTTTAAGTCCCCAACCAAAAGGCGAATCTATGAGATTCCCTCTTTCCGAGGTATCTAGAATCTCGTCTGATGCAACAGAAATTTCAAGAAGCATTACAACTGGAACATCCAACGAAGGGAGCAAGAGAAGCACTGAGCATCTCATGCGACAAAAGCAATCAAGGAAATCAGAATCTTGCAGAAATGAAGAGGAAAATGTGATCAAAATTGAAGAAAGTTTAGTTCCAACTTGTCTCAATCTTTCGTTCTGGCTCTCATTTTACTAG